Genomic segment of Methanobacterium spitsbergense:
CATCAATAACAATCATCCCCACAGGACATGCAATCATACACAGTCTGCAGAGTATACATGCTTCCTGATCCACAAATAAAGTTCCATCCTCCTCCCTTATGGCGTTAGTAGGACATATTCTAGCACAAGGTGCTTTATCAGGATGGCATTGCATGCAGAAGATTGGAACAGTGGAGGTCTTTTTTGCCCTTGAAACTCCATGCTCGTCACGACATGCTGTAATACAATCCTTGCACTCAGTGCACATTCTAGGATCAACAACCATCAGCGTCTTCATAAGATCATTCCTATCACTTTTTTATTTAGCTTCTTGTTTTTCTTTCAATTTTAAAAAGAAATCAGGTACTGCTGATGAATCTCTTGGACCAACAACAACTTCCCATCCACATTCATCCTCAATTTCCCCACTTATTGGTGCAGATAGTCCAGGTATAATTAAAGTCCTCGTTTTAACTTTATCCTCTATTCCAGATTCTTTAATAAGATCAGCAACAGATTTACCGGTTTGTTGACCTCCTGCAAGAGATACATCTACTGCTCGACCTTCAGTATCCAGAACAAGTAGATAACAGTTTGATTTACCTGATTTTAGGTCCCCCTCAACAGTATAATATGTGAGAGCGAAGTTAGTTGTCAGTAAAACAGGTGAGTTTTCATCGAGTTCTCCAAACTCGTAAATACCTGGATCAACCATTTGTGGTTTTCTTGGATCTGTGAAAATACTCTGTCTAAGAGTTAATACAGGTATGAGCTCCCATATATTGGTTCCATGGATAATTAACATATCAGCATATTTGTTCATGAGTGTTGCTGCTATGGTGGCCTCTTTTATGCCGCCTTGTACCTCATCTTTTTCATATAACCATGTTAAAGCGGGAACTCCGAGTATAGGAAATCTGAAGTCTTCATCTTTTTCTTCAATTGCCAATCTTCTGATCATAACGAAGTTATCGAGTGTGTCACCAATTCCATCATCGACATAGGTTCCAGGGTCGAGTATAATATCCTTAATTCCCTTGGATCTAAGTATCCTCGAAAGTTCTTTCATTTTTTCTAGATCATTTGGAACAAACAGTGCTAAAGGACATTCATATTCAATAGCCAGAGATGCCATATCCTCAATGTTGTTTTCTGTTGCAGCATATATGAGTGGTCTTTCGTCTCCAACTTTTTCAAGAGCAGCCTTCATTGCCTCTGGATCCATTGAACATAGAACCAGTGGTAATTTAGATGATTTGAGTTTTGATGCAGTTTCAGCAAATTTATTATTGTCTCCTGAAACATTCCTTATGGCAATACCATCAAGAACAAGTTTTTCACCTGTTCTTTCAAATTCAGATTCTTCAATGATTTTAACTCTCTCTTTTAGAGTTTCATCATCCATATTATCATTTACATCAATTACCATAGGCGTTGGGTTATAATATGTGAGTTCATATCTATAAAGAACCTCATCACCACCCATTATCATAGCTTTTGAGCCTTTTCCTATAGTTATCTCCCTCACGGCAGGTGCCAATAGGTTTTCAAGTTTTTCCAGTTCATCTGCTGCCATTTGTGTGCAAAGTTCAAGGTCTGTTTCCTTGTCTGAGAGTTTGGTGGC
This window contains:
- a CDS encoding 4Fe-4S dicluster domain-containing protein, whose product is MKTLMVVDPRMCTECKDCITACRDEHGVSRAKKTSTVPIFCMQCHPDKAPCARICPTNAIREEDGTLFVDQEACILCRLCMIACPVGMIVIDAEKKSTQKCTLCMETDRIIPACVEACKDNVLKIFSIEDLEDLKNDTTFADVLEQAMKAYQDKI
- the acsC gene encoding acetyl-CoA decarbonylase/synthase complex subunit gamma; this encodes MQVTAMEIYRLLPKTNCAKCGEASCMAFATKLSDKETDLELCTQMAADELEKLENLLAPAVREITIGKGSKAMIMGGDEVLYRYELTYYNPTPMVIDVNDNMDDETLKERVKIIEESEFERTGEKLVLDGIAIRNVSGDNNKFAETASKLKSSKLPLVLCSMDPEAMKAALEKVGDERPLIYAATENNIEDMASLAIEYECPLALFVPNDLEKMKELSRILRSKGIKDIILDPGTYVDDGIGDTLDNFVMIRRLAIEEKDEDFRFPILGVPALTWLYEKDEVQGGIKEATIAATLMNKYADMLIIHGTNIWELIPVLTLRQSIFTDPRKPQMVDPGIYEFGELDENSPVLLTTNFALTYYTVEGDLKSGKSNCYLLVLDTEGRAVDVSLAGGQQTGKSVADLIKESGIEDKVKTRTLIIPGLSAPISGEIEDECGWEVVVGPRDSSAVPDFFLKLKEKQEAK